GAACAGGTCGAGGGCCGCGAAATCGACGCCTTCGTCGCGGGCGTCGGCACCGGTGGGACGATTACCGGCACTGCGACGCGTCTGCTCGAAGAGTACCCCGACATGGAAGTCGTCGCGGTCGAACCCGAGGAGAACGCAGTTCTCTCGACCGGTGAATCTGGCGAGGACGACTATCAGGGCATGGGACCGGGCTTCGTCAGCGAACTGCTCGACACAGACCTGCTCGACAGCGTGGAGACGGTCGCGCTGGACGAGGCCGAGGTGGAAGCCCGCCGACTTGCCCGCGAAGAAGGTATTCTGGTCGGCCAGTCGAGCGGCGCGGCCAGCGTGGCCGCCAAGCGAGTCGCCGAGCGACTCGCGCAACCGGACCTGAACTGTCCGGAGGTTCCCGACGACTTGCAAGAGTTGGTGGCTTCGGATGGCGGAACGAAAGATGGTTACGACGACTGCCCGCTGGTCGTCACGGTGTTCCCCGACAGCGGGGAGCGATACCTCTCGACAGGGATGTTCGACTAAGCGGTTCCGAGGAACTCCCGAACGACCGAATTGAATCTTTCTGATTTCTCCCGCGGTGGCCAGTGTCCACAATCTCGAAGCACCTCCACGCTCGCGCTCGGTGCGAGCGTCCCCGCTCGAACTGCCCACCCGACGGGCACCAGCGCGTCGTCCTCGCCGTGAACCAGCAACGTCGGCACCGATAGCTCTGGGAGTCGCCTGCGATAGTTCGTCTTCAGGCCCGAGAACCCGACTTCGTTGCGCTGGAAGCGTTGCCACGCCTCGCCCGCGTTCGGTCGCTGAAGTTCGGCGAACACGTCGTCCACGAGTTCGTCGGTGAGGTTGCCCGCCCCGACGACGCCTGTGAGGACGAGTCTCGCCAATTCTCGACTCGACCCCATCACGTCCCAGATTCCTCCCGTAAGCCACGGAGTTCGGACGAATAGCGCGCCGAGGAGACTGCCGAGCGAACCGCCCGGTATCCTCTCGCCCAAGCCGTAGCTATCGACCAGCGCCAGTTTCTCGACGCGGTCGGGGTGGTTGAGCGCGAATCCCAACGCTGCACCGCCGCCCATCGAGATGCCGACGAGGCTAACCGATTCGAGGTCGAGCGAGTCGAGAAAGCGTCGGACGACATCGCCGTAGTACGGGATAGAAACCGCGCCGTCCGGCGGGTCGCTCTCTCCGTACCCCGGCCAGTCGAGCGCGTAGACGGTTCAGTTCTCGGCGAGCGTGGGAATGGTCTCTTTCCACGAGAGTGTCGCGCTGTCGAGGCCGCCACCGTGGAGCAGAACGACCGGTGGCCCCGACCCTTCGACGACGTAGTTCACGCGCAGGCCGCTCAGATTGACGGTGCGGTTTCGTTCGGGCATGGAGTTCTCTTCGTCGCCCACTCACCAGAAAGTACTTGACGTTTCTCGATTCGTCGTAGCCAGTGTGATAGTCTGGCAAACTGCGAAGCGATGGAAGTACAAGGGCCGAACCTGCGAAATCCAGCAATCGAGCGTCGGCGACGCGTCCCAACTCCGCGGTCTCGTGGAGGTCGAAACGGGCATCGAGGAGTGTCAACTGGACGCCTCACCGATTGCTGACCTCCAGCGCAAGCGGTGGCCAATGCGCCACGAGCGAGGCGAGTTCCGGACGTGGCTCTACTTCGGTTCGTCCGAGAGCGAGAAATCTGCGCTCCGCGAGGAGGTCAACGAACTCGCG
The sequence above is a segment of the Halorussus halophilus genome. Coding sequences within it:
- a CDS encoding PLP-dependent cysteine synthase family protein; this translates as MKDSILEAVGSPLVRVSSPEGATVAAKLEAFNPGGSAKDRPARSMIAAAEREGVISPGDRLVEPTSGNTGIGLAVAAAARGYDLTIVMPASKSPERRKLLRAYGADLELVDGDMEDARERADELTEQEGAVQMGQFENPANAEAHYRTTAEEIIEQVEGREIDAFVAGVGTGGTITGTATRLLEEYPDMEVVAVEPEENAVLSTGESGEDDYQGMGPGFVSELLDTDLLDSVETVALDEAEVEARRLAREEGILVGQSSGAASVAAKRVAERLAQPDLNCPEVPDDLQELVASDGGTKDGYDDCPLVVTVFPDSGERYLSTGMFD
- a CDS encoding alpha/beta fold hydrolase; translation: MPERNRTVNLSGLRVNYVVEGSGPPVVLLHGGGLDSATLSWKETIPTLAEN